One segment of Sphingomonas telluris DNA contains the following:
- the pyrH gene encoding UMP kinase encodes MTRPRFNRILLKLSGEALMGQGQFGIDPEAAAGLASEIAAAKGKGHELCLVVGGGNIFRGMAAAARGFDRATADYMGMLATVMNALALQNALEKQGVDTRVMSAIPMASVSEPYIRRRALRHLEKGRIVLFAAGTGNPYFTTDTAAALRAAEMGCDALFKGTSVDGIYTADPKKAADAQRYDKLSFNKVLSDDLKVMDAAAVALCRDNNIPIVVFNIRQTGNLAEVIEGGGTATIVQGEQA; translated from the coding sequence ATGACCCGCCCTCGCTTCAACCGGATCCTGCTGAAACTCTCGGGCGAAGCGCTGATGGGGCAGGGGCAGTTCGGCATCGATCCGGAAGCGGCCGCCGGGCTAGCGAGCGAGATCGCGGCCGCCAAGGGCAAGGGCCATGAGCTCTGCCTGGTGGTCGGCGGCGGCAACATCTTCCGCGGCATGGCGGCGGCAGCACGGGGCTTCGACCGCGCCACGGCCGACTACATGGGCATGCTTGCGACGGTGATGAATGCGCTGGCGCTGCAGAACGCACTCGAGAAGCAGGGTGTCGACACGCGGGTGATGTCCGCAATTCCGATGGCGAGCGTGTCGGAGCCCTACATTCGCCGGCGTGCTCTTCGGCACTTAGAGAAGGGGCGCATCGTCCTGTTCGCGGCGGGCACCGGCAATCCGTACTTCACCACGGACACGGCAGCGGCGCTTCGTGCGGCAGAGATGGGTTGCGACGCGCTCTTCAAGGGCACCAGCGTCGACGGCATCTACACGGCCGACCCCAAGAAGGCGGCGGACGCCCAGCGGTATGACAAGCTCAGCTTCAACAAGGTGTTGAGCGACGACCTTAAGGTCATGGATGCGGCGGCGGTTGCGCTTTGCCGCGACAATAATATTCCGATCGTGGTCTTCAACATCCGTCAGACGGGCAACCTCGCAGAGGTGATCGAGGGCGGTGGAACGGCCACCATCGTGCAAGGGGAGCAAGCATGA
- the frr gene encoding ribosome recycling factor — MDKSDIQRRMHGAVEALKHDLGGLRTGRASTALLDPIQVEVYGSNMPLNQVATVAVPEPRMLSVQVWDRSNVSPVEKAIRSAGLGLNPITDGQTIRLPIPELTEERRKELAKLVGQYAEKAKIAVRNVRRDGMEHLKADEKKHEISEDERKRLENEVQKLTDDTIKEIDEAAQTKEKEILGK, encoded by the coding sequence ATGGACAAATCCGACATCCAGCGCCGGATGCATGGCGCGGTGGAAGCGCTAAAGCACGACCTCGGGGGCCTGCGCACGGGCCGCGCGTCGACTGCTCTGCTCGATCCCATTCAGGTCGAGGTTTACGGCTCCAACATGCCGCTAAACCAGGTCGCGACCGTTGCCGTGCCGGAGCCGCGGATGCTCTCCGTGCAGGTTTGGGACCGCTCGAACGTGAGCCCGGTCGAGAAGGCCATCCGTTCCGCGGGTCTCGGGCTGAATCCGATCACCGACGGGCAGACGATCCGTCTGCCAATCCCGGAGCTGACGGAAGAGCGCCGCAAAGAGCTCGCAAAGCTTGTCGGCCAATACGCTGAGAAGGCGAAAATTGCGGTCCGCAACGTCCGCCGCGACGGCATGGAGCATCTCAAGGCCGACGAGAAGAAGCACGAGATCAGCGAGGACGAGCGCAAGCGCCTCGAGAATGAGGTGCAGAAGCTAACGGACGACACGATCAAGGAGATCGACGAAGCCGCTCAGACGAAGGAAAAGGAAATCCTCGGCAAGTGA
- the uppS gene encoding polyprenyl diphosphate synthase: MSPAAAPKDAGRAANQGGSPPRHVAIIMDGNGRWAKQRGLPRVAGHKAGAEAVRRTLRAAVKNGIEVLTLYAFSSENWRRTEEEVSDLKGLLGYYLERELDSLAKEGVQLRLIGDYRAFGPDLSQRLERAVEKLKGNSRLTLVVALNYGSRAEIAEAARNLAGKAAAGEIDPVSIDEHLLGEQLQTHDLPELDLLIRTSGEVRLSNFLLWQAAYAELVFTPTLWPDFGEEGLVEAIHQFAARERRFGGR; encoded by the coding sequence GTGAGCCCTGCCGCCGCGCCGAAGGACGCTGGGCGGGCGGCCAACCAAGGTGGCTCGCCGCCGCGCCACGTCGCCATCATCATGGATGGCAATGGCCGCTGGGCGAAGCAGCGCGGCCTGCCGCGCGTCGCCGGGCACAAGGCGGGGGCGGAGGCTGTTCGCCGGACGCTGCGGGCAGCCGTCAAGAACGGCATTGAAGTCCTTACGCTCTATGCCTTTTCTTCCGAGAACTGGCGGCGGACGGAGGAGGAGGTTTCCGACCTCAAGGGCCTGCTCGGCTATTATTTGGAGCGCGAGCTGGATTCGCTTGCGAAGGAAGGCGTGCAGCTTCGGCTGATCGGCGATTATCGCGCTTTCGGGCCTGATCTCAGCCAACGGCTCGAGCGGGCCGTGGAAAAGCTGAAGGGGAACAGCCGGCTGACGCTGGTCGTGGCGTTGAACTACGGATCGCGCGCCGAAATTGCCGAGGCGGCTCGAAATCTCGCAGGCAAAGCTGCCGCTGGTGAGATCGACCCGGTGTCGATCGACGAACACTTGCTTGGCGAGCAGTTGCAGACGCACGACCTTCCGGAACTGGACCTCCTCATCAGGACTTCTGGAGAAGTGCGCCTCTCGAACTTCCTGCTGTGGCAGGCCGCCTATGCCGAGCTTGTGTTCACGCCGACGCTGTGGCCGGACTTCGGCGAGGAGGGACTTGTAGAGGCCATCCACCAGTTCGCCGCGCGGGAACGGCGCTTCGGAGGCCGGTGA
- a CDS encoding phosphatidate cytidylyltransferase, which produces MNELTTRIVSGVVMIAIALMAAIVGGYYFAVMVAALATGMFYEWMRITRGWGFGWSVAGFVYCLLPALALLWIRDRSGDQGLNLLLWVFIVTWSTDIGAYFAGRRFGKRKLAPTISPNKTVEGLWGGVAAAALLGGAWVWATGLHPAFLVLAPILAAAAQGGDLFESGLKRRAGVKDSGDWLPGHGGLLDRLDGLVPVAVLTSVAVLAGAV; this is translated from the coding sequence GTGAACGAACTGACTACCCGCATCGTCTCCGGCGTCGTCATGATCGCGATCGCGCTCATGGCGGCGATCGTGGGCGGCTATTACTTCGCCGTGATGGTGGCCGCGCTCGCCACGGGCATGTTCTACGAATGGATGCGGATAACCCGCGGCTGGGGTTTTGGCTGGTCGGTAGCCGGCTTCGTCTACTGCCTGCTTCCGGCACTGGCGCTCCTCTGGATCCGCGACCGCAGCGGGGACCAAGGACTTAACCTCCTGCTCTGGGTTTTCATCGTGACCTGGTCGACGGACATCGGGGCCTATTTTGCGGGACGTCGCTTCGGCAAGCGCAAGCTCGCGCCCACGATCAGTCCCAATAAGACCGTCGAGGGCTTATGGGGTGGAGTTGCGGCGGCGGCATTGCTCGGAGGGGCCTGGGTCTGGGCGACCGGTCTGCATCCAGCGTTCCTGGTTCTTGCGCCGATCCTCGCTGCCGCGGCGCAGGGAGGTGATCTGTTCGAGAGTGGTCTCAAGCGCAGGGCAGGAGTGAAGGACTCCGGCGACTGGCTTCCCGGGCATGGCGGCCTTCTGGACCGGCTTGACGGGCTCGTGCCGGTGGCAGTCCTGACCTCTGTCGCCGTGCTTGCAGGGGCGGTGTGA
- a CDS encoding 1-deoxy-D-xylulose-5-phosphate reductoisomerase has product MKKLSILGATGSIGKSTLDLVERSPEDFEVVALTAASNVAALADAARRTSAKLAVIADGGRLQDLDDALRGSGCRTAAGQEGLVEAATGEAELVMAAIVGCAGLMPTMAAVEAGKTVALANKEALVTAGALMTEAAARHNATLLPVDSEHNAIFQCLAGSSSNHVARIILTASGGPFLSTTAEQMRSVTPAQAVAHPKWTMGAKISVDSATLMNKGLELIEAHYLFGLPSERIDVLVHPQSVVHSLVEFVDGSVLAQLGSPDMRIPIAHALAWPERIATPAQRLDLAAIARLDFEAPDLERFPALRLAREALEAGGSAPIVLNAANEVAVASFLDGRIPFPDIARLVESALEGNRRNGPSSLRDVIEIDGEVRGAVSMQIEERCV; this is encoded by the coding sequence GTGAAGAAGCTTTCCATCCTCGGCGCGACGGGGTCGATCGGGAAATCGACGCTCGATCTGGTTGAGCGCTCCCCTGAGGACTTTGAAGTCGTTGCACTGACGGCGGCTTCGAACGTCGCAGCATTGGCGGATGCGGCGCGTCGGACCAGTGCCAAGCTCGCGGTGATTGCCGACGGGGGCCGCCTGCAGGACCTGGATGACGCCCTTCGGGGCAGCGGCTGCCGCACCGCCGCTGGGCAGGAGGGCTTGGTTGAAGCGGCGACAGGCGAAGCTGAGCTGGTCATGGCGGCCATCGTCGGTTGTGCCGGACTGATGCCGACCATGGCCGCGGTTGAGGCCGGAAAGACCGTTGCACTCGCCAACAAGGAAGCACTCGTGACTGCCGGTGCCCTGATGACCGAGGCGGCTGCTCGTCACAATGCGACCTTGCTGCCTGTCGACAGCGAACATAACGCGATTTTCCAGTGTCTTGCCGGTAGCTCCAGCAATCACGTGGCAAGGATCATCCTGACCGCCAGCGGCGGCCCCTTCCTCTCCACGACCGCTGAGCAGATGCGTTCGGTCACGCCGGCGCAGGCGGTTGCACACCCTAAGTGGACCATGGGCGCGAAGATCTCCGTCGATTCCGCGACGCTGATGAACAAGGGCCTCGAGTTGATAGAGGCGCATTATCTGTTCGGCCTTCCGTCGGAGCGGATCGACGTTCTGGTGCACCCGCAGTCGGTCGTTCATTCGCTCGTCGAATTCGTGGACGGATCAGTGCTGGCGCAGCTGGGTTCGCCGGACATGCGCATTCCCATCGCCCATGCGCTGGCTTGGCCCGAAAGGATAGCCACGCCCGCCCAGCGCCTCGACCTCGCAGCGATCGCGCGACTGGACTTCGAAGCGCCGGACCTCGAGCGTTTTCCTGCCCTGCGCCTGGCTCGTGAGGCGCTGGAGGCTGGCGGCTCCGCGCCGATTGTTCTGAACGCCGCCAACGAGGTCGCTGTTGCGAGCTTCCTCGATGGCCGTATTCCGTTCCCGGACATCGCTCGTCTCGTCGAGTCCGCTCTTGAGGGGAACCGCAGGAATGGGCCATCGTCGCTGCGGGATGTCATCGAAATCGACGGCGAAGTGCGTGGTGCCGTGAGCATGCAAATCGAGGAACGCTGCGTCTGA
- the rseP gene encoding RIP metalloprotease RseP, whose product MLSQPPVWFIVIAFICALGPLVFIHEMGHYLVARWFGVGAESFSIGFGHEIAGWTDKRGTRWKVGWLPLGGYVKFIGDEDVASAAGENDKLSAEDKARSFHLRPIYQRFLIVLAGPVSNFLLAIAIFAAFFATIGAPRTPPVVGAVEKTSAAYGAGVQPGDRIVSIGGREIGTFEELRNYVFLRPGETVPLQIERSSQTRTIQVKLGVDEEVDRFGQKYRRGLLGVTPAGLVYERPSALELIPAAASYTWDITRTTLDALWQMLSGRRSVKELGGFLKIAQVAGQQASTGPIAFISLIALLSINLGFINLLPVPMLDGGHLLFYSIEAVQQRPVSARAQDWAFRGGLAVILALFLFTTVNDLGSFGLWERLGRLIG is encoded by the coding sequence ATGCTTTCGCAACCGCCCGTCTGGTTCATCGTCATCGCCTTCATCTGCGCGCTCGGGCCGCTGGTGTTCATTCACGAGATGGGCCACTACCTCGTCGCCCGCTGGTTCGGCGTCGGCGCCGAGAGTTTCTCCATCGGATTCGGCCATGAGATCGCGGGTTGGACCGACAAGCGTGGGACGCGCTGGAAGGTCGGCTGGCTGCCTTTGGGCGGCTATGTGAAGTTCATCGGTGACGAGGACGTTGCGAGCGCCGCGGGGGAGAACGACAAACTCAGCGCTGAAGACAAGGCGCGGAGCTTCCACCTGCGTCCGATCTACCAGCGGTTCCTGATCGTTCTCGCGGGCCCTGTTTCCAATTTCCTTCTCGCGATCGCGATCTTTGCCGCCTTCTTCGCGACCATCGGAGCGCCGCGAACACCACCGGTTGTCGGCGCGGTCGAGAAGACGAGCGCAGCTTACGGCGCGGGCGTTCAGCCGGGCGATCGCATCGTGTCGATCGGCGGGCGCGAGATTGGGACGTTCGAGGAATTGCGGAACTACGTGTTCTTGCGTCCGGGCGAAACGGTGCCGCTGCAGATCGAGAGATCGAGCCAGACCCGGACCATCCAGGTGAAGTTGGGCGTGGACGAAGAGGTCGATCGTTTCGGTCAGAAGTATCGCCGCGGCCTGCTTGGAGTAACTCCCGCGGGGCTAGTTTACGAAAGGCCTTCGGCCCTCGAGCTGATCCCGGCTGCCGCGAGCTACACGTGGGACATCACGCGAACGACGCTTGATGCACTCTGGCAGATGCTCAGCGGACGACGTTCAGTGAAGGAGCTCGGCGGCTTCCTGAAGATCGCCCAGGTGGCCGGTCAGCAGGCGAGCACCGGGCCGATCGCCTTCATCAGCCTCATCGCTTTGCTCTCAATTAATCTCGGATTCATCAACCTCTTGCCAGTCCCGATGCTGGATGGTGGACATCTCCTATTCTATTCCATCGAGGCCGTTCAGCAGCGTCCCGTCAGCGCGCGAGCGCAGGACTGGGCTTTTCGGGGTGGCCTGGCCGTCATTCTCGCCCTTTTCCTTTTCACGACCGTCAACGATCTGGGGTCGTTCGGCCTGTGGGAAAGGCTTGGGCGCTTGATTGGCTAG
- the bamA gene encoding outer membrane protein assembly factor BamA: MVSKRRNIGNRASAVFLVGTILGGWSAPLLAQQADPLAAQPEQGAPAPAQTPPAAPTPAQTAPAQGQAPAAGQPAPLPPAPVARPAASGVIRSIAVRGSQRLEPETIRAYANLAPGQTYTAETLDAALKDLYATELFSDVVITGAETGAIVITVQENPVINRIILEGNKRIKDDKIVPEIKLKPREIFTRSKVRADVDRIIELYKRQGRFAARVEPKIVNLEQNRVDLVFEIYEGDKSKVRSINIIGNNAFGDDRLRKEMFTRQAGGPLGFLKSNDSYDPDRLAADQQKLRAFYLTQGYADFRVVSALAELTPDRRDFVITYVIEEGPRYKFGTVQAESALRDLPNERIVEGVKIKSGDWFNAKQVEDAVTKLSEEAGNLGYAFADINPSYDRDAEKRLMNITFRVGETPRVYVERIDIQGNTATRDKVIRREFRINEGDAFNALKVKRSQDRLQSLGFFQENLEIKQTEGSTPDRVVLGVNVEEKSTGELQLSAGYSSLEQFILSASIAQRNFMGKGQILQAGVNWSRYSKSIQLGIDEPYFLDKNILVGGDIFRQDYNSFNYIGNDRNTTYSQTSTGTRLRLGFPVNEYVSFGTRYSLVMDNITLDESTFFTDPDLVTDPDGSGPLTGSNGPLPPVCDPRKAGTYLCNELGKRLTSAVGYSVIFNNANGIHPTQGQVASFSQDFAGLGGDVKYIRTRVNGTKYWSLGLLGGGWVFSAHAEGGYIHPLEKAPGVNEDAVRITDRFFGTQLRGFDIRGIGPRVIREQYNSDGTINTDSNVVSDALGGRAYYMGRLELEFPVSSTLKSFGLRPSAFIDVGSVWNLVKPTTLDILKFCSAAGQPVRSIFGSNSNTSCTQFNTGGATGYADDATHAAPGYRESFVGNSARPRLSVGIGVNWVSPFGPLRIDLAKALMKQDGDETKLFSFNVGTQF; this comes from the coding sequence GTGGTTTCAAAGCGTCGGAATATTGGAAATCGCGCAAGCGCGGTCTTCCTGGTCGGAACCATCCTCGGTGGCTGGTCTGCGCCCCTCCTTGCCCAGCAAGCTGACCCGCTCGCTGCACAGCCGGAGCAAGGCGCTCCCGCACCAGCTCAAACGCCGCCTGCGGCGCCGACGCCCGCGCAGACTGCGCCAGCGCAGGGCCAAGCTCCGGCGGCCGGCCAGCCTGCCCCGCTTCCGCCCGCTCCCGTGGCGCGGCCGGCAGCGTCTGGGGTCATACGCTCCATCGCGGTGCGCGGAAGCCAGCGGCTCGAGCCGGAAACGATCCGCGCCTATGCGAACCTTGCTCCGGGCCAGACCTATACGGCTGAGACGCTCGATGCCGCGCTGAAAGACCTCTACGCGACGGAGCTTTTCTCCGACGTCGTCATCACCGGCGCCGAGACTGGTGCGATCGTGATCACCGTCCAGGAAAATCCGGTCATCAACCGCATCATCCTGGAAGGGAACAAGCGGATCAAGGACGACAAGATCGTCCCCGAGATCAAGCTGAAGCCGCGCGAGATCTTTACGCGGTCGAAGGTGCGCGCGGACGTCGACCGCATCATCGAGCTGTACAAGCGCCAGGGCCGTTTCGCCGCGCGCGTCGAGCCCAAGATCGTCAACCTCGAGCAGAACCGCGTCGACCTCGTCTTCGAGATCTACGAAGGCGACAAGTCCAAGGTTCGCAGCATCAACATCATCGGAAACAACGCCTTCGGAGACGATCGTCTGCGCAAGGAGATGTTCACTCGCCAGGCCGGCGGCCCGCTCGGCTTCCTAAAGTCCAACGATAGCTACGATCCTGACCGGCTCGCAGCCGACCAGCAGAAGCTTCGCGCGTTCTACCTGACGCAGGGCTATGCCGATTTCCGCGTCGTTTCGGCTCTTGCCGAGCTGACCCCGGATCGCCGCGACTTTGTCATCACCTACGTGATCGAGGAAGGTCCGCGGTACAAGTTCGGTACGGTGCAGGCGGAGAGCGCCCTTCGCGACCTCCCGAACGAGCGGATCGTCGAGGGCGTGAAGATCAAGTCGGGCGACTGGTTCAACGCCAAGCAGGTCGAGGACGCAGTCACCAAGCTGAGCGAAGAAGCGGGCAACCTCGGTTACGCGTTCGCCGACATCAATCCGTCGTACGACCGCGATGCCGAGAAGCGCTTGATGAATATCACGTTCCGCGTCGGCGAAACCCCGCGTGTCTACGTCGAGCGCATCGACATTCAGGGCAACACCGCGACCCGCGACAAGGTCATTCGCCGCGAGTTCCGCATCAACGAAGGCGACGCCTTTAACGCCCTGAAGGTAAAGCGCTCACAGGACCGACTTCAGTCGCTCGGCTTCTTCCAGGAAAATCTGGAGATCAAGCAGACCGAAGGCTCGACGCCCGATCGCGTCGTCCTGGGCGTCAACGTCGAAGAGAAATCGACGGGCGAATTGCAGCTGTCAGCAGGCTATTCGAGCCTCGAACAGTTCATTCTGTCCGCCTCGATCGCCCAGCGCAATTTCATGGGCAAGGGCCAGATCCTTCAGGCCGGCGTGAACTGGTCGCGCTATTCGAAGTCGATCCAGCTCGGCATCGACGAGCCTTACTTCCTCGACAAGAACATCCTCGTAGGCGGCGACATCTTCCGTCAGGATTACAACAGCTTCAACTATATCGGTAACGACCGAAACACGACCTACTCGCAGACGAGCACGGGTACGCGGCTCCGCCTCGGTTTCCCGGTCAACGAATATGTGTCGTTCGGGACCCGCTACTCCCTCGTCATGGACAATATCACGCTCGACGAGAGCACGTTCTTCACCGACCCGGACCTGGTCACCGATCCTGACGGCTCTGGACCGCTCACGGGCAGCAACGGACCGCTCCCGCCGGTCTGCGACCCGCGCAAGGCCGGTACGTACCTTTGCAACGAGCTCGGCAAGCGCCTGACTTCGGCGGTTGGCTACTCGGTCATCTTCAACAATGCGAACGGCATCCATCCGACGCAGGGCCAGGTTGCCTCGTTCTCGCAGGACTTCGCGGGCCTCGGCGGCGACGTGAAGTACATCCGTACCCGCGTGAACGGCACCAAGTACTGGTCGCTCGGACTGCTGGGCGGGGGATGGGTGTTCTCGGCGCACGCTGAAGGCGGGTACATCCACCCGCTGGAGAAGGCGCCGGGTGTGAACGAGGACGCCGTCCGGATCACGGACCGCTTCTTCGGAACGCAGCTACGCGGCTTCGACATTCGCGGCATCGGTCCGCGCGTCATCCGCGAGCAGTACAATTCCGACGGCACCATCAACACGGACTCCAATGTCGTGAGCGATGCCCTCGGCGGCCGGGCCTATTACATGGGCCGGCTCGAACTCGAGTTCCCGGTCAGCTCGACGCTCAAGAGCTTCGGGTTAAGACCGTCCGCCTTCATCGATGTCGGTTCGGTGTGGAACCTGGTTAAGCCAACCACACTCGACATCCTGAAGTTCTGCTCGGCAGCAGGACAGCCGGTGCGCAGCATCTTCGGGAGCAACAGCAATACAAGCTGCACGCAGTTCAACACGGGCGGCGCGACGGGATATGCGGATGACGCAACTCATGCCGCGCCGGGCTATCGGGAGAGCTTCGTTGGCAACTCCGCCAGGCCGCGTCTCTCCGTCGGTATTGGCGTCAACTGGGTTTCGCCATTCGGCCCGCTTCGGATCGACCTCGCAAAGGCGCTCATGAAGCAGGATGGCGACGAAACAAAATTGTTCAGCTTCAACGTAGGAACACAATTCTGA
- a CDS encoding OmpH family outer membrane protein gives MKTIALAAAFAATILTPTVASAQAIPGAVVAVVDLEKVTGQCTACKTATAALQGQVNALKAREQALAAPLQTEGKAIQASIDALKGAEPDAALQARVKAFQTKQQTGAQELQRQQVQIQRNQAYISQQIQTKLGPIYQQVMQRRGANVMVEVGNTLATGAALDVSNDVLAALNAALPSVSTTAPAQAAPAQQQPQGR, from the coding sequence ATGAAGACAATTGCTTTGGCTGCGGCTTTCGCAGCGACGATTCTCACTCCGACTGTCGCCAGTGCCCAGGCTATTCCGGGTGCGGTGGTCGCGGTCGTGGACCTCGAGAAGGTCACCGGACAGTGCACCGCCTGCAAGACGGCAACTGCCGCTCTTCAGGGCCAGGTCAATGCGCTGAAGGCTCGCGAGCAGGCGCTTGCGGCTCCGCTGCAGACCGAAGGCAAGGCCATTCAGGCGTCGATCGATGCTCTGAAGGGTGCCGAGCCCGACGCAGCCCTCCAGGCTCGCGTGAAGGCCTTCCAGACCAAGCAACAGACCGGAGCCCAGGAGCTCCAGCGCCAGCAGGTCCAGATCCAGCGCAACCAAGCCTACATCTCGCAGCAGATCCAGACCAAGCTCGGCCCGATCTACCAGCAGGTGATGCAGCGCCGTGGCGCCAACGTCATGGTCGAAGTCGGCAACACGCTTGCGACGGGCGCCGCGCTCGACGTCAGCAACGACGTCCTCGCCGCGCTGAACGCCGCTCTGCCGAGCGTTTCGACGACGGCTCCGGCGCAGGCTGCTCCTGCGCAGCAGCAGCCGCAGGGCCGCTAA
- the fabZ gene encoding 3-hydroxyacyl-ACP dehydratase FabZ, giving the protein MTDSAAIGPLDIKRVMAALPHRYPMLLVDRVESIVPDQSITAIKAVTINESFFQGHFPGRPIMPGVLIVEALAQAAGVLAVESLGLANSGKLVYFMAIEGAKFRQPVEPGVLLKLDVEFTQKRASVCKFAGRASIEGKLAAEAQFTAMIADPPQG; this is encoded by the coding sequence ATGACGGACAGCGCCGCCATCGGCCCGCTCGATATCAAGCGAGTGATGGCGGCGCTTCCGCATCGTTACCCGATGCTGTTGGTCGATCGGGTCGAAAGCATCGTCCCCGACCAATCTATCACAGCCATCAAGGCGGTGACGATCAATGAGAGCTTCTTCCAGGGGCACTTCCCGGGACGGCCGATCATGCCTGGCGTGCTGATCGTGGAAGCCCTGGCTCAAGCCGCAGGCGTGCTAGCGGTCGAGTCCCTCGGCCTCGCGAACTCGGGGAAGCTCGTTTACTTCATGGCGATCGAAGGCGCTAAGTTCCGCCAGCCGGTGGAGCCCGGCGTTCTTCTCAAGCTCGACGTCGAATTCACCCAAAAGCGCGCCAGCGTGTGCAAGTTCGCGGGCCGCGCCAGCATCGAGGGCAAGCTGGCCGCCGAAGCGCAATTCACCGCGATGATCGCCGATCCGCCGCAGGGCTGA
- a CDS encoding ABC transporter ATP-binding protein produces MTPLLKAQQVAIDGRLSPADLEVDAGQMVAVVGPNGAGKTSLLRALAGIELDSGGVSIDGEDIASASPARRMHLLSFLPATRGLVWPINARDVIGLGLPTRDPERVDELIELLELDPLANRPVNSLSTGERSRVLLARALAAKPQVLLLDEPLSNLDPYWVIKTLQIVREATVYGCAVLASLHDLAQMRAFDRAILVNEGTVAADRTPMELMHSPELADAFRIESSGEGWRISPAADRRSSR; encoded by the coding sequence ATGACGCCCCTGCTCAAGGCGCAGCAAGTGGCGATCGACGGGCGCCTGAGCCCGGCGGACCTTGAGGTCGACGCTGGGCAAATGGTTGCGGTCGTCGGACCCAATGGCGCGGGCAAGACGAGCCTCTTGCGGGCGCTCGCCGGGATCGAACTGGACAGTGGCGGGGTGAGTATCGACGGCGAGGATATTGCGTCGGCAAGTCCGGCACGCCGGATGCATCTCTTGTCGTTCCTGCCCGCGACGCGGGGCCTCGTCTGGCCCATCAACGCGCGCGACGTGATCGGACTAGGCCTACCCACTCGCGATCCGGAGCGCGTGGACGAATTGATCGAGCTTCTCGAACTCGATCCTCTGGCCAACCGGCCCGTGAACTCGCTCTCCACCGGCGAGCGGTCGCGAGTGTTGCTAGCCCGCGCCCTCGCGGCCAAGCCACAGGTCTTGCTGCTCGACGAGCCGCTCTCAAACCTAGATCCCTATTGGGTGATCAAGACGCTGCAGATCGTTCGTGAGGCCACGGTATACGGCTGCGCGGTTCTCGCCTCGCTCCACGATCTCGCGCAAATGCGAGCGTTCGATCGCGCGATCCTGGTCAACGAGGGAACTGTCGCCGCGGACCGCACACCAATGGAGCTGATGCACTCACCTGAGCTGGCGGATGCGTTCCGGATCGAAAGCAGCGGAGAGGGTTGGCGGATCAGCCCTGCGGCGGATCGGCGATCATCGCGGTGA
- a CDS encoding FecCD family ABC transporter permease, which yields MKSTWLLLCALALAAVLHLLLPLESILELKRADPNLAWQLIEQLRLPRTLLAVGYGAVLGMTGAALQATFANPLASPDITGSSSGAALGAVAGSYWLGVTSPLTLAACGAAGAALALLALFALAGRRSDPATLLLAGIAIALAAGAGTSLLLALAPSPFAFYDSFEWLMGSFVDRSLPQAAVALVPAATSCLFLARLGGPLDMLALGDDVAASVGYHPRRLALEVVALSAIAVGACVSVCGALAFVGLIAPYVARQMTRGHPGKALAPAAAVGALLLLLADLLVRTGPAGRIIPVGVVTTVLGTPLFIWIVVRMRRSVTS from the coding sequence GTGAAAAGCACCTGGCTCCTCCTTTGCGCTCTCGCGCTGGCCGCAGTTCTTCATCTCCTGCTGCCTCTCGAGAGCATCCTCGAGCTGAAGCGCGCCGATCCGAACCTCGCCTGGCAGTTGATCGAGCAATTGCGCCTGCCCCGAACCCTCCTCGCCGTGGGGTATGGTGCGGTGCTCGGAATGACCGGCGCGGCTCTGCAGGCGACGTTCGCCAATCCGCTCGCTTCGCCTGACATTACTGGAAGCAGCAGCGGGGCCGCGCTTGGAGCCGTCGCGGGCAGCTATTGGCTAGGCGTCACTAGTCCACTGACGTTGGCCGCGTGCGGGGCGGCGGGCGCGGCATTGGCGCTTCTCGCGCTGTTCGCGCTTGCAGGGCGCCGAAGCGATCCCGCAACACTTCTGCTCGCAGGGATTGCCATCGCGCTGGCAGCAGGCGCTGGAACAAGCCTCCTGCTGGCGCTCGCCCCCTCTCCGTTCGCTTTCTACGACAGCTTCGAATGGCTGATGGGCAGCTTCGTCGATCGTAGCCTGCCGCAGGCGGCAGTGGCGCTCGTGCCTGCAGCGACTTCATGCCTGTTCCTGGCGCGGCTTGGAGGCCCGCTCGATATGCTCGCGCTTGGCGACGATGTCGCCGCCTCCGTGGGCTACCATCCGCGCCGGCTCGCGCTGGAGGTCGTGGCGCTGAGCGCAATCGCTGTCGGCGCCTGCGTGTCCGTGTGCGGCGCCCTCGCTTTCGTCGGCCTGATCGCGCCGTACGTCGCCAGGCAGATGACGCGCGGACATCCCGGTAAGGCTTTAGCGCCGGCAGCCGCGGTCGGAGCGCTGCTTCTCTTGCTTGCCGACCTGCTGGTGCGGACTGGTCCTGCGGGGCGCATCATTCCGGTCGGGGTCGTGACGACGGTGCTGGGAACCCCGCTGTTCATCTGGATCGTCGTTCGGATGCGCCGAAGCGTGACGTCATGA